Genomic segment of Vairimorpha necatrix chromosome 4, complete sequence:
TAAATCTACTAATCTTctatttatgttttctaTTATGTCAACacattttacaaaataaaaccaTATCTGTGGCttaatttctatatttatatctcTACTAGTATTTGTTTGTGTTATGAcaatattctttaatatattattaactaatatcttatatatatttatattctcaTGACtgtacaaatataaaatatcaatatTAGTAAAATCCAGCATCTCCATTTCTGTAATAGTCTTATCTATCACGATAGCTATAGATTTCATATATATCGACAAAGtattatgataaaatgCTTTATCATAAAACATTAATGACTTAGTAGTCTCTAGTATTTCATCTATTTCTAGAAAGTTATCTATAAATGTATTATCCTTGCTTGGTCTAGTTAAGAATGTTATCAGggatttttcataataatGGGAATATTGCATATCTTGAAAATAGAGTTTGTATGGTACAGTAGCCTGTTTGTTATacatgaaaatataatccCTTATGAATGTTAGTGGTGACTTGTACATTGTGTTTTTCATTTCATGTTCTTTGATTGTAAATTCCATTTAGGGcttatcaattttttctattttatgctgaatttttcttttttatatttttttaaaccaCTTTGTTTGTATACAAACAAAGTGGTTAATGCATAATCTGACCgtaaaatgaattttttaaaaagatataaaatatttttaaagtgtGATATACctataaaaactttaatatttaaataatttatttttaaagtgtAATATACctataaaaacttttaatatttaaataatttactttttaagtttaatatgtctataaaaacttttaatatttaaataatttatttttacaacaGTATATCTATTAATACTTAGATTGATTATTATGTGTTACGtatcaatataaaagttaactataaagaaaacatttaccttttttaaaaaatatcttagCAGTTTTTTATGTTGCTAGTTTGTATTTGGAACATTTTGCAAATTGTAACTCAACggtattttgattttttctatGATTCAAATCCTTTccttttttcttcaaatttGTTCAtgtttgattttatttgtacaaatatataaatttctctGTCAATATTACCAATAACTCTGTTTTTACATCAAAACATATCATATTCTCCTCCACTTTATActcaatttctttttcatatttttcattagtCACtactattttattttcactCTGATCTACCAgataatacattttattacaCATCATCTCCCTatactttattatttgtttcaGTCCCATATTTATTGCTTTTTCTTCCGTCTCATTTATATGATaatgtaatattttattaaatctatttcTATATACCAAAACTACACTATCTTCTTCgccaaatatatttatacaattCATATCTTCAATATCTAAGTTTAATTTACATATTTCTGGAATATCATCGTGTAACAAAAACATTTCCCAGTTGTCATCAATTTtcaatttgtaaatattgaaaacTGTGCCTATGTAAACATACCCTTTACATTCATACAAGGAGTGTATAGGTAtattacatatttttactgTCTTTTTATTGTGTCCTAATATGTAAAAGGTTATATTTCCTTGTACATCTCCAATAATcaatttatttctatttttttggttTGTTAATAAACATgttatctttttataattcgTGTCttcaaaaatgatattagaattgtaaatatttacaatataaaacttATCTTTTATACTTAATACCACATTCCCGTCAATATATTTCATATGTGTTATAATTCCtgtatcattaaaaaattttatactcGTCATACCTGattcataatatttaacaATACAAGGTTTGTTATCTTTGATCGTCGATAAGACGATCAGATTGTTCACTTCGTCTATCAAAATCAGACTGTTTTTAGTATTAAAATTcactaaaatttttttataaaataaaaaattttgcgaattttcttttttgtttattttacaatcaCAAATTTGTTTAGTGTTGagttttaatatttctagtTCTGTTTTTAGTGCCGATATTTCTTCTAATAACTTGTTTTTTGCGTTGAATTCAGTAAGATATTGTTCTATTAATTTGTGTTCTTTTTCAGTGTTTAGAGCTACTACTTTTGATGAAAAAATCAGTCTAATTTGAGATTTGAGACATTTTGAAGAGCACACAGGACATAAGACATGTTTTCGTTTACCGAACCATTCTAGTATACAAGAATGACCAAAAAGATGGCCGCATTTCATACTTGCTATTCTGTGATCACCAGAAGAAGTGTATTCTCCGAAACATATTGGACAAGTGACaccttcttcttcttttattgAGTTATTTATATCTGAGACATCATTAGACATTTAGAGGGCAAGAgaagatattaaaaaaataacggaaaaaaataatttgattttttagcaGAATGTATGGAATTAAGTTAGTTAAGCGAGGtttataaaagttttttaaaaaataataaaattttttttatattttataaactttaaagaatatttaaaaaattatatagaATATTACAAAAGCATACAGATTTATACtgaataaattaatttttcaagcaatataaaaatgcatataTCTAATTTGAGAAATTTTGAAATGCAATTGTGCCTTACTTCTATAGATTATTTAATCTTTCATAAAAAGCCAatagaattaaatttaagaaatttatacacaataaataaatacatacacaatcaagaaatatttttaaacatacatttcttttattatattacttttatttcttgggatgttataaataaatactcAAATATCTCAGTACACGAATTATAAACTTCATTCTCTTTATTGAGTCTACTAGCCGTACTCATTAATTCCTCCACCACCgtattatttctaatcATTAATGATTTATTATACAAATCACAAGCCTTATCAATATTATTAGTCAAATGTTCTATATATCCTTTAgtacaataatatttataatctttcTCACATTTCTCTAGAGCTTCTCTCGACTCTTTAATATTCCCAAGAAACAAATGACAAtaacattttaataataaaacattattacttttataattctcTTTACTTCTCAGTATCCCACTAATATAAGACAAGGCTTCTTTATAATCCTCAAGGAATATTAATAAGCTGACATATCCTTCttgtataataatatttcgtTCTACAGCTAAACCttctaaataataaaatcttgatttatcaaaattagTCATTTTCTGGTAttcaaaagaaatataataaaaagatttccATGTACAAATCATCTTCttattacaaatattaaaacaacTTAGACTTTTTTCACATTCTCTGAGTTTACTGTAACATATTCcaagatataaataaatttgtccTGTTTGTTTATCAAAGTCAAGACATTTTagtaaaacttttttagaTTCTTCAAAATCTTCtattaataagaaatataaagataaaGATAAATGTGTGAACACACATTTATCGTATAATTTGTAAGAAGTGTGacttatattaaataagtcaaatttgtttttttctataaataaatttttagaaaataaaaatgcataaaTTGGATGAAAAAAAGATGTGGCAAAATtgaaatcaaaattttcataatttagaaatatttggTATAAAATGTCTCTTTGTTCATTTAAATCAAGTAAACTAGAAACTTCTTTTTGTGTCAACATTTCATCttttatcaaataataCAATGACTCAATATTCCTTGTATCAGTTTTATATGCTTTGATCAGTAGATCTTTCTTTAAGAT
This window contains:
- a CDS encoding E3 ubiquitin-protein ligase RFWD3, producing MSNDVSDINNSIKEEEGVTCPICFGEYTSSGDHRIASMKCGHLFGHSCILEWFGKRKHVLCPVCSSKCLKSQIRLIFSSKVVALNTEKEHKLIEQYLTEFNAKNKLLEEISALKTELEILKLNTKQICDCKINKKENSQNFLFYKKILVNFNTKNSLILIDEVNNLIVLSTIKDNKPCIVKYYESGMTSIKFFNDTGIITHMKYIDGNVVLSIKDKFYIVNIYNSNIIFEDTNYKKITCLLTNQKNRNKLIIGDVQGNITFYILGHNKKTVKICNIPIHSLYECKGYVYIGTVFNIYKLKIDDNWEMFLLHDDIPEICKLNLDIEDMNCINIFGEEDSVVLVYRNRFNKILHYHINETEEKAINMGLKQIIKYREMMCNKMYYLVDQSENKIVVTNEKYEKEIEYKVEENMICFDVKTELLVILTEKFIYLYK
- a CDS encoding enolase; the encoded protein is MKSWYISLYNSELYNGSLLLAEHFYKLSKCPTAFKYLILNLYQLGYYSKILSILEDISLDDYHIRLIYYKSIIKTNTNPKNQLPKIPSYEILSLENILNFKSVEIFWESLTKKDILKKDLLIKAYKTDTRNIESLYYLIKDEMLTQKEVSSLLDLNEQRDILYQIFLNYENFDFNFATSFFHPIYAFLFSKNLFIEKNKFDLFNISHTSYKLYDKCVFTHLSLSLYFLLIEDFEESKKVLLKCLDFDKQTGQIYLYLGICYSKLRECEKSLSCFNICNKKMICTWKSFYYISFEYQKMTNFDKSRFYYLEGLAVERNIIIQEGYVSLLIFLEDYKEALSYISGILRSKENYKSNNVLLLKCYCHLFLGNIKESREALEKCEKDYKYYCTKGYIEHLTNNIDKACDLYNKSLMIRNNTVVEELMSTASRLNKENEVYNSCTEIFEYLFITSQEIKVI